The proteins below come from a single Psychrobacter sp. FDAARGOS_221 genomic window:
- the cysM gene encoding cysteine synthase CysM: protein MSNSNQNPVSFIEQISTLADCVGNTPLVSLQRLPQLEGVSDQVQLLAKLEGNNPASSVKDRPAFNMILQAEKRGDIKPGDTLIEATSGNTGIALAMVAAMRGYEMILLMPTNSTQERKDAMAAYGATLIEVDEGIEAARDQALQMQADGKGIVLNQFANPDNSAAHYATTGPELWRQTNGRITHFISSMGTTGTISGTGKYLKEQNPDIQVIGLQPDDRSSIAGIRRWPEAYKPEIYDASVIDRVIDINQHTAEDYMRKLARTEGILAGVSSGAAAWAAIQVAKEISASDADAVIAFIVCDRGDRYLSTGLFTAQ, encoded by the coding sequence ATGTCAAATTCCAACCAAAATCCGGTGAGCTTTATTGAACAAATCAGCACGTTAGCAGACTGTGTTGGCAATACTCCCTTGGTGTCTTTACAGCGCTTACCACAGCTTGAAGGGGTTTCTGACCAGGTTCAACTGCTTGCCAAGCTTGAAGGCAACAATCCAGCCAGCTCAGTAAAAGATCGTCCAGCGTTTAATATGATTTTGCAGGCAGAAAAGCGAGGTGATATTAAGCCAGGTGATACTTTAATTGAAGCCACCAGTGGCAATACCGGCATTGCTTTGGCCATGGTCGCTGCGATGCGTGGCTACGAGATGATCTTACTGATGCCAACCAACTCAACGCAAGAGCGTAAAGATGCAATGGCGGCATACGGCGCTACATTAATTGAGGTCGACGAAGGTATTGAAGCTGCCCGTGACCAAGCGTTACAGATGCAAGCAGATGGCAAAGGTATTGTGCTTAATCAGTTTGCTAACCCAGACAACAGTGCCGCACACTATGCCACGACAGGTCCTGAATTATGGCGTCAAACTAACGGGCGTATTACCCACTTTATTAGCTCTATGGGTACTACCGGCACCATCTCTGGCACAGGTAAATATTTAAAAGAGCAAAACCCAGACATCCAAGTGATTGGTCTGCAGCCAGATGACAGATCTTCGATTGCTGGTATTCGCCGTTGGCCAGAAGCCTATAAGCCTGAAATTTATGATGCCAGTGTTATCGATCGCGTTATCGATATCAACCAGCACACCGCGGAAGACTATATGCGTAAACTAGCACGCACTGAAGGCATTTTGGCCGGTGTTTCCTCTGGTGCAGCAGCGTGGGCGGCGATACAAGTGGCAAAAGAAATTAGTGCCTCTGATGCTGACGC